Proteins encoded by one window of Halictus rubicundus isolate RS-2024b unplaced genomic scaffold, iyHalRubi1_principal scaffold0590, whole genome shotgun sequence:
- the LOC143364492 gene encoding uncharacterized protein LOC143364492 produces MYTDLATLVNNQRQSQPSPEPEILFQPRTVKFHKSILRNYPGERMTSPLIFEPQRIDRCPEFARLITTSYKYKRTDTDYQSLRNHKSIRVTAQSFPIGTLNGTHTVSKGPVKLQVRSTFDGFEKELTCLSIPNITDLVPSEVGQINLSREGQDLYLQKTRLGWVVTGGVAQQQATRAACHLSTLETQLDKFWQIEEVETEGLRSEEEVACEMHFQRNVSRDPSGRYTVRLPFRGTRERLGNSRNGAVKRLLSLERKLNANNVLRDEYQRVLDEYLALGHMSLMEAPGDEGFYMPHHAVVKEASSTTKVRVVFDASAKTTSGASLNDILLVGPTIQPKLFAHLIRFRTYKYVLTADIEKMYRQVLLHEDDRPYQKILWRRNEKIETYQLNTLTFGVSSSPFLAIRTVHQLADDERESYARAAKILKSHLYVDDLLSGADTIDEARAIRREVTGALSRGGFSIRQWASNNRDILDDLTDNELRANFIVNIDRSLKTLGISWKTNTDEICYTTCTDAVGSKATKRSILSEIARIFDPLGLLGPVVLHAKKIMQDVWRSGIAWDESVPQSIHSEWTQFTQQLELLRAVAFHRRVLTDQPRNIEIHGFCDASTIGYGACLYVRSTGKDGIVQCHLLCAKSRVAPLKTVTIPRLELCGALLLTRLYREASDALDISPDKVVFWSDSTVVLHWIRTAPHRLKMYAATRVAEIQSITGDHTWRHVRSEYNPADALSRGQLPHAFLQNRAWVVGPSWLIKNADEWPDEVLQNIEIPDLKAVTCFVANTNTIDLFTRCSSYTTLQRVIAYCLRFRPRGPRGGSLSAQEIQLAETRIIRNVQTSQFGNEIKCLQAKNTTSKCRIASLNPFLDEDAVLRVGGRLQKSDLPYDQKHPILLPSRHRLTDLIIRETREKHHHTGIQTTLHILRQRFWLLDGRNQVRQIIRSCTRCFRFNATSTEYRMGNLPAVRIREATPFENTGVDFCGPFFIKERKHRNRTRIKTYVCVFVCMAVKAIHLEIVSDLSTEGFLAALRRFAARRGLPAHIFSDNGTNFVGASSQLRELYALLQSDTHRERVQRFASDRRITWHFNPPAAPHFGGLWESMVKLFKHHLRRVVGDSLFTFEELNTLCIEIEGILNSRPITPLSSDPNDLTALTPAHFLIGKALTTLPEGNLLQVPAHRLSTWQHITKVRQDFWTRWNKEYLNELQKRQKWAKDGPNIEVGTVVLLKDRNQPCSQWALGRITALHPGEDGVARAATVKTANGEFKRTTQIMCPLPSE; encoded by the exons GTATACGGGTAACCGCGCAATCGTTTCCCATCGGTACGTTAAACGGCACGCACACAGTGTCGAAGGGCCCGGTTAAATTACAAGTACGATCGACCTTCGACGGGTTTGAAAAAGAATTGACGTGTCTCAGTATCCCGAATATCACTGATCTGGTTCCATCGGAG GTTGGTCAAATTAACCTCTCGCGCGAAGGACAAGATTTGTACTTACAGAAAACGCGATTGGGTTGGGTCGTGACTGGTGGCGTTGCGCAACAACAAGCAACAAGAGCCGCGTGCCACTTGTCGACGCTGGAAACGCAACTCGACAAGTTTTGGCAGATAGAAGAAGTCGAAACGGAAGGACTGCGGTCGGAGGAAGAAGTCGCGTGCGAAATGCATTTTCAAAGGAACGTTAGTCGCGATCCGTCCGGTCGGTACACGGTACGTTTACCATTTCGCGGAACCCGCGAACGGCTCGGCAATTCGCGAAACGGCGCGGTCAAGCGACTGCTATCCCTTGAACGCAAATTAAACGCGAACAACGTATTGCGAGACGAGTATCAGCGCGTTCTCGACGAGTACTTAGCTTTAGGCCATATGTCTTTGATGGAGGCTCCCGGTGACGAGGGATTCTATATGCCCCATCACGCGGTAGTGAAAGAAGCTAGTAGCACCACCAAAGTTCGCGTGGTATTCGATGCGTCTGCGAAAACAACGTCCGGCGCGTCACTAAATGACATTCTTCTGGTCGGACCCACTATACAACCGAAGTTATTCGCGCATCTAATTCGTTTCCGCACGTACAAATATGTGCTAACGGCAGATATCGAAAAGATGTATCGTCAGGTACTCTTGCACGAAGACGATCGGCCGTACCAAAAAATATTATGGCGCCGGAacgaaaaaattgaaacgtaCCAATTAAATACGCTCACATTCGGCGTTTCATCGTCACCGTTCCTCGCGATCCGAACCGTGCATCAACTAGCCGAcgacgaacgagagtcgtaTGCGAGAGCCGCTAAGATACTAAAATCACACCTATACGTTGACGATCTTCTATCCGGCGCTGATACCATCGACGAAGCTCGCGCGATACGGAGAGAGGTGACGGGCGCCCTGAGTCGCGGCGGTTTTTCGATCCGACAATGGGCATCGAACAACCGGGACATTTTGGATGATCTCACGGATAATGAACTGCGCGCAAACTTCATAGTGAATATTGACCGATCACTGAAAACGTTAGGCATTTCGTGGAAAACGAACACGGACGAGATATGTTACACTACCTGTACGGACGCCGTCGGAAGCAAGGCGACGAAGCGATCTATCCTCTCCGAAATAGCGAGGATCTTCGATCCTTTGGGTTTGTTGGGTCCGGTCGTGTTACACGCAAAAAAGATTATGCAGGACGTATGGCGGTCAGGAATCGCGTGGGACGAATCtgttccgcagtctattcactcGGAATGGACGCAGTTCACGCAGCAATTAGAGCTACTCCGAGCAGTCGCATTTCACCGAAGAGTTTTAACGGATCAACCTCGAAATATCGAAATACACGGATTTTGCGACGCGAGCACCATTGGATATGGTGCATGTTTATACGTGCGGTCGACCGGGAAGGACGGGATTGTCCAGTGTCATTTATTGTGCGCTAAATCGCGAGTCGCGCCGCTCAAGACGGTGACCATTCCACGATTAGAATTATGCGGCGCGTTATTGTTGACCCGGCTATACCGCGAGGCGAGCGACGCGCTTGATATCTCACCTGATAAGGTGGTATTTTGGTCCGACTCGACCGTGGTTCTACATTGGATTCGAACGGCACCGCATCGACTAAAAATGTATGCGGCCACGCGAGTCGCGGAAATTCAATCAATTACCGGTGATCATACCTGGCGACACGTCCGCTCAGAGTACAATCCGGCAGACGCATTATCCCGAGGCCAATTACCACACGCGTTTCTACAGAATCGTGCATGGGTCGTCGGTCCGTCGTGGCTGATTAAAAACGCGGACGAATGGCCCGACGAAGTGCTGCAAAACATCGAGATTCCCGATCTCAAGGCGGTCACTTGTTTCGTCGCGAACACGAACACGATCGATTTATTCACGCGTTGCTCGTCATATACCACATTACAAAGGGTAATCGCATATTGTTTACGGTTCCGGCCACGTGGTCCACGCGGCGGTTCGCTGAGCGCCCAAGAAATTCAATTGGCCGAGACTCGAATTATCCGAAATGTGCAGACATCGCAATTCGGAAACGAAATTAAGTGTCTACAAGCCAAAAATACGACATCGAAATGCCGAATCGCGAGCCTCAATCCGTTCCTGGACGAAGACGCTGTACTGCGGGTTGGTGGGCGCCTGCAAAAATCAGATCTGCCCTACGATCAAAAACATCCGATCTTGCTACCGAGTCGGCATCGGCTAACCGACCTAATCATCCGGGAAACGCGCGAGAAACACCATCACACGGGCATACAAACCACTTTACACATACTCCGGCAAAGATTTTGGTTACTTGACGGACGCAACCAAGTACGTCAGATAATACGTTCGTGCACACGGTGTTTCCGTTTCAACGCAACTAGCACCGAATATAGAATGGGCAATCTACCGGCGGTTCGAATACGCGAGGCGACACCCTTCGAAAACACCGGCGTGGATTTCTGCGGACCCTTTTTCATAAAGGAACGCAAGCATCGAAACAGAACGCGAATTAAAACGTACGTGTGCGTGTTTGTGTGTATGGCCGTGAAGGCGATACATTTAGAAATCGTTAGCGACCTGTCAACCGAGGGGTTCCTCGCAGCTTTGCGACGGTTCGCGGCGCGACGGGGGTTACCTGCTCATATATTCTCAGATAACGGCACAAATTTTGTGGGCGCGAGTAGTCAACTAAGGGAATTATACGCATTGCTCCAATCGGATACGCACCGAGAACGCGTTCAAAGATTTGCCAGTGACCGTCGGATCACGTGGCATTTTAATCCACCAGCGGCCCCCCATTTCGGCGGTTTGTGGGAATCGATggtgaaattgtttaaacatcaCCTTCGGCGGGTTGTCGGCGATTCACTTTTTACCTTCGAAGAGCTCAATACGCTCTGCATAGAGATTGAGGGCATCCTGAATTCCCGACCCATAACACCATTATCCTCCGACCCGAACGATTTGACCGCACTTACGCCAGCGCATTTTTTAATTGGGAAAGCATTAACCACCCTTCCCGAGGGTAACTTGTTACAAGTTCCAGCACATCGCCTATCCACCTGGCAACACATTACGAAGGTCCGCCAAGACTTCTGGACACGCTGGAACAAAGAGTACTTGAATGAACTGCAAAAACGGCAAAAATGGGCTAAGGACGGCCCAAACATCGAGGTCGGTACCGTCGTGCTGCTCAAGGACAGAAATCAACCCTGTTCGCAATGGGCATTAGGCAGGATCACGGCCCTACATCCGGGTGAGGACGGAGTAGCGCGAGCAGCTACGGTGAAAACAGCAAACGGGGAATTCAAACGGACCACACAAATCATGTGTCCGTTACCTTCCGAATGA